Proteins from one Ornithobacterium rhinotracheale genomic window:
- a CDS encoding HK97 family phage prohead protease, which yields MKFILNDERVTNSYGFRVKTAGINLKRFLSNPVCLNNHRNNTKDVLGSWEDVSVEEHLLTATPKFDTEDVDGKEVVRKVEKGVLKGCSMGFTFNPKDMVMENGVLTLTKCELTEASICAIPSNAASVVLYNQNGETLSEPEIKAICLQVENQYIKTQNEMKELTAHLQLEENANESAILSAVKSIEAKLTASETEKVALKAEIDQLKKAETERQTAVLTAEVDKAVKAGKLDEAGKAPILAMPYEGAMALLAALPERKSITAQLKDNESKLAKFDKMTWDELDKGNHLAMLKAEHPEYFAERKKQQFGTN from the coding sequence ATGAAATTCATATTAAACGATGAGCGAGTAACGAACTCCTACGGGTTTAGAGTTAAAACCGCTGGAATAAACTTAAAGCGTTTTTTGTCTAATCCTGTGTGCTTAAATAACCACAGGAATAACACAAAAGATGTATTAGGAAGTTGGGAGGATGTATCGGTTGAGGAGCATTTGCTTACAGCTACGCCCAAATTTGACACAGAGGATGTGGACGGAAAAGAAGTTGTGCGCAAGGTGGAGAAAGGCGTTCTCAAAGGTTGCAGTATGGGTTTCACTTTCAATCCAAAAGATATGGTAATGGAAAATGGAGTGCTTACCCTTACTAAGTGTGAATTAACAGAGGCCTCTATCTGTGCCATTCCCTCTAATGCCGCCTCCGTTGTGTTATACAATCAAAATGGCGAAACTTTAAGCGAGCCAGAAATCAAAGCCATTTGTTTACAAGTAGAAAATCAATATATCAAAACACAAAATGAAATGAAAGAACTCACAGCACATTTACAGCTAGAAGAAAATGCAAACGAATCGGCCATTTTGAGTGCCGTTAAAAGCATTGAGGCAAAGCTTACTGCCTCGGAAACAGAGAAAGTAGCCTTAAAGGCAGAAATTGATCAGTTGAAAAAAGCTGAAACCGAAAGACAAACCGCAGTACTCACCGCCGAAGTAGACAAAGCCGTTAAGGCTGGGAAATTAGACGAGGCGGGGAAAGCACCGATTTTGGCAATGCCTTATGAGGGAGCAATGGCATTACTTGCCGCCTTGCCAGAGCGCAAAAGCATAACCGCGCAATTAAAAGATAACGAGAGCAAATTGGCAAAATTTGACAAGATGACTTGGGACGAACTAGACAAGGGTAATCACTTGGCTATGCTCAAAGCCGAGCATCCGGAATACTTTGCCGAGCGCAAAAAACAACAATTTGGAACTAACTAA
- a CDS encoding transcriptional regulator: MAKKGRLTNKEREQKKEYAKMLFLQEKNISIRELAERVGVAVNTASEWIKSEKWEGLKRNILLTRQEQLVQMQDELAEINAYIQSQEEGYRFADYKTAQIRNQLIKNIKDLETKALLPEMINALTQFLDFVRVENLDDAQLLADYTDAFIKSKL, encoded by the coding sequence ATGGCAAAGAAAGGACGATTGACAAATAAGGAAAGAGAGCAAAAAAAAGAGTATGCTAAAATGCTCTTTTTGCAAGAAAAAAATATCAGCATCAGAGAATTGGCCGAGCGCGTGGGCGTAGCGGTAAACACGGCCTCCGAGTGGATTAAATCCGAGAAGTGGGAGGGCTTAAAGCGTAACATTTTACTCACACGCCAAGAGCAACTGGTGCAAATGCAAGATGAGCTTGCGGAAATTAACGCTTATATTCAAAGCCAAGAGGAGGGCTACCGATTTGCGGATTATAAAACCGCCCAAATCAGAAATCAGCTGATTAAAAATATCAAGGATTTAGAAACGAAGGCTTTGCTCCCCGAGATGATTAATGCACTCACGCAGTTCTTGGATTTTGTGCGCGTGGAAAATTTGGACGACGCCCAACTATTGGCAGACTACACCGACGCATTTATTAAATCAAAACTTTAA